A single Venturia canescens isolate UGA chromosome 1, ASM1945775v1, whole genome shotgun sequence DNA region contains:
- the LOC122407129 gene encoding alpha-glucosidase-like: MLVRLIVLFVLATGSSHVDAVSKDTNKWWTDGFIYQIYPRSFKDSNGDGIGDLNGITSKLEHLADLNVSALWISPIYASPMADFGYDIANFTDIDPIFGNINDFTKLTAKAKSLGLKVLLDFVPNHSSNEHPWFKKSIQKVKPYDEYYVWRDAKIVNGTRQPPNNWLSRFGKSAWEWNAQRGQYYLHQFVIGQPDLNYRSKALDLEMKNALTFWLDRGVDGFRVDAINFMFEDSRFLDEPPAVGGPSVPSDEWEFLNHLYTQDQNETYDVVQSWRALLDAHANRTKTGAKILLTEGYTALPLVMKYYLYGVDAPMNFMFMSDLTNDSRAVDFKRNIDAWMNGMPEGSLANWVVGNHDNHRAASRFGTKRADQLSMLAAVLPGIGIIYNGDEIGMEDMWLSWNDTVDPAGCNAGPSRYDLKSRDPERTPYQWDTTMSAGFSSSNKTWLPVNPNYKTLNLETQKKSSVSHYSIFKELVALKKRPILRDGTTEVILVTENVLGVVRRLPNSVPLALLINFSESTVKVDASAWLNIPKQMVAHITSLDSKIPAHSTIDTSAFNLPGAASVILY; the protein is encoded by the coding sequence ATGTTGGTGAGGTTGATTGTCCTGTTTGTTCTGGCCACTGGGTCGTCCCACGTCGATGCGGTCAGCAAAGACACCAACAAATGGTGGACTGATGGATTTATTTATCAGATCTACCCGAGGAGCTTCAAGGACAGCAATGGAGATGGAATCGGTGATCTGAATGGTATAACCAGTAAGCTTGAACATTTGGCCGATTTGAACGTGAGTGCACTCTGGATTTCCCCAATCTATGCCAGTCCAATGGCAGATTTTGGCTACGACATAGCAAACTTCACGGACATTGATCCGATATTTGGAAATATAAACGATTTCACCAAACTCACAGCCAAAGCAAAATCTCTCGGGCTCAAAGTACTCTTGGACTTTGTACCAAATCACAGTTCCAATGAGCATCCATGGttcaaaaaaagtattcaaaaGGTCAAACCCTACGACGAGTATTATGTTTGGCGCGATGCTAAAATCGTTAATGGTACGAGGCAGCCACCGAACAACTGGTTGAGTAGATTTGGCAAGTCCGCTTGGGAATGGAATGCGCAGAGGGGTCAATATTACCTTCATCAGTTCGTTATTGGCCAGCCGGACTTGAACTATCGTAGCAAAGCACTAGACCTTGAAATGAAGAACGCCTTGACATTCTGGTTGGATCGTGGAGTTGATGGTTTTCGAGTTGATGCGATAAATTTCATGTTCGAGGACTCAAGATTTTTGGACGAACCGCCAGCGGTAGGTGGTCCAAGTGTTCCATCCGATGAGTGGGAGTTTTTGAATCATTTGTACACGCAAGATCAAAATGAAACTTACGACGTCGTTCAGTCGTGGCGTGCACTTTTGGATGCTCATGCTAATAGAACGAAAACAGGAGCGAAGATCCTCTTAACCGAAGGCTATACCGCCTTGCCATTAGTCATGAAGTACTATTTGTACGGTGTCGATGCACCCATGAACTTCATGTTCATGTCCGATTTGACCAATGATTCCCGAGCTGTTGATTTCAAACGCAACATTGATGCCTGGATGAACGGTATGCCCGAGGGTTCTCTGGCCAATTGGGTTGTGGGAAATCACGATAATCATCGGGCGGCGTCGAGATTTGGCACCAAACGGGCAGACCAACTTTCTATGCTCGCTGCTGTTTTGCCTGGCATCGGAATTATCTACAATGGCGATGAAATTGGCATGGAAGACATGTGGCTGTCGTGGAACGATACGGTCGATCCGGCTGGCTGTAACGCTGGACCAAGCAGATATGACTTGAAGTCCCGAGATCCAGAAAGGACTCCCTATCAATGGGACACGACGATgagcgctggcttttcttcgAGCAACAAAACTTGGCTTCCGGTCAACCCTAACTACAAAACCCTTAACTTGGAAACGCAGAAAAAATCAAGCGTTTCCCACTACTCCATTTTCAAGGAACTCGTCGCATTGAAAAAACGGCCCATTTTGAGGGATGGTACCACTGAAGTCATTCTCGTCACCGAAAATGTTTTAGGCGTTGTTCGAAGACTACCCAACAGTGTACCTCTTGCGTTACTCATTAACTTTTCTGAATCAACAGTGAAGGTTGATGCCAGTGCTTGGTTGAATATTCCGAAACAGATGGTGGCCCATATCACCAGTTTAGATTCGAAAATACCGGCTCATTCGACCATAGACACTTCAGCATTTAATTTGCCTGGAGCTGCTTCTGTAATTCTGTATTAG
- the LOC122407124 gene encoding alpha-glucosidase-like — MRSLAILVWLLGLAFLGVDGIGKEPKEWWKDSFIYQVYTRSFKDSDGDGIGDLNGISSKLEYLVDLNVSALLIAPIYTSPMMDFGYDIANYTEVDPVYGNLSDFTNLTAKAKSLGLKVLLEFIPNHSSDQHPWFQKSIQKIKPYDDYYIWQDAKLVNGTKEPPNNWLSVYGGSAWEWHPVRGQFYFHQFAIGQPDLNYRDAALDLEMQKALIFWLDHGVDGFRINGIDRLLEDASLADEPEVIGGNGSASNDYDSLEHIFTKDLNDSYVMLKSWRKIIDAHSKKASKGEPKMILTEAATSLPLTMQYFDAGSNAPLNWMFISDLDNNSRTFDFKRLIDRWMNAMPKAASANWVVGNNDNHRAATRLGPKRADQLSMLATVLPGVGIIYYGDEIGMEDMWLSYNDTVDPAGCNAGPTKYILKSRDPERTPFQWDATASAGFSSSNNTWLPVNPNYKSFNLAAQKATPVSHYSVFKKLVKLKKQPVMKTGSMEIILVDEDILGVVRKDPDLGLVALLINFSESTVVVDARTWMNIPDELFVYASSVHSGIPSGVTMDTTVLNLPGAASVILSSEELVS, encoded by the coding sequence ATGCGGTCACTTGCAATATTAGTATGGCTGTTAGGGCTTGCGTTTTTGGGTGTTGATGGAATCGGTAAAGAGCCAAAAGAATGGTGGAAAGATAGTTTCATCTATCAAGTATATACGAGAAGTTTTAAGGACAGCGATGGTGACGGTATTGGAGATTTAAACGGAATCAGTAGTAAGCTGGAATACTTGGTCGATCTAAACGTGAGCGCACTACTGATTGCCCCCATTTACACAAGCCCGATGATGGATTTCGGATACGACATCGCAAATTATACCGAAGTTGATCCAGTATATGGAAATCTCAGTGATTTCACGAACTTGACTGCCAAAGCCAAGTCTCTCGGGCTAAAAGTGTTGCTAGAATTCATACCAAATCACAGCTCTGACCAACATCCATGGTTTCAGAAAAGTATTCAGAAGATTAAACCTTACGACGACTATTACATCTGGCAAGATGCCAAACTGGTGAACGGCACGAAGGAGCCACCAAACAATTGGTTGAGTGTTTACGGCGGATCTGCTTGGGAATGGCACCCAGTGAGAGGTCAATTCTATTTCCATCAGTTTGCCATTGGTCAACCTGACCTGAACTACCGTGATGCTGCTCTAGATCTAGAAATGCAGAAGGCTCTGATATTCTGGTTGGATCACGGTGTCGATGGCTTTCGCATCAACGGAATCGATAGGTTGTTGGAGGATGCATCTCTTGCGGATGAACCGGAGGTGATAGGCGGTAATGGATCCGCTTCGAATGATTACGATTCCCTTGAGCATATATTCACAAAGGATCTTAACGACTCGTACGTTATGCTGAAATCCTGGCGCAAGATAATTGACGCACACTCGAAAAAAGCCAGCAAAGGTGAACCGAAAATGATTCTGACCGAAGCTGCGACCAGCCTTCCACTGACGATGCAGTATTTCGATGCTGGATCCAACGCACCTCTTAATTGGATGTTCATTTCTGATTTGGACAACAATTCTCGTACCTTTGACTTCAAACGCCTGATCGATCGTTGGATGAACGCAATGCCTAAGGCAGCCTCCGCTAATTGGGTCGTCGGTAACAACGACAATCATCGAGCGGCCACGCGACTTGGCCCTAAGCGAGCGGATCAGCTCTCCATGCTGGCCACTGTTCTTCCCGGTGTCGGTATAATCTACTACGGCGATGAGATTGGTATGGAAGACATGTGGCTCTCGTACAATGACACGGTTGATCCTGCCGGATGTAACGCTGGACCTACTAAATACATCCTAAAATCTCGTGATCCTGAGAGAACTCCGTTCCAGTGGGACGCGACAGCAAGCGCCGGTTTCTCGTCCAGCAACAATACCTGGCTCCCCGTTAATCCGAACTACAAGAGCTTCAATTTAGCTGCCCAGAAGGCCACGCCAGTTTCACATTATTCAGTGTTTaaaaaactcgttaaattgaagaaacaaccGGTCATGAAAACGGGTAGCATGGAAATCATTCTTGTCGACGAGGATATTCTCGGTGTGGTTCGTAAAGACCCTGACCTTGGTCTCGTCGCTCTTCTAATTAATTTTTCCGAATCAACCGTTGTCGTTGACGCCAGAACTTGGATGAATATACCTGATGAATTGTTCGTTTACGCCTCGAGTGTACACTCGGGAATACCATCTGGGGTTACCATGGACACAACCGTTCTCAATTTGCCTGGAGCTGCTTCTGTCATACTGTCCTCCGAAGAGCTCGTGTCCTGA
- the LOC122407117 gene encoding alpha-glucosidase-like encodes MLSRSFILCGLLSLGASWIDAAPNAAGDWWANTFIYQIYPRSFKDSNGDGVGDLNGITSKLEHLADLGVSALWISPIYPSPMVDFGYDIANFTDVDPIFGTLSDFDKLVAKAKSLGLKVLLDFVPNHTSHEHPWFKKSVQRIKPYDNYYTWRNGTVINGQRRPPNNWLSTFGGSAWEWNESRGQYYLHQFAAGQPDINYRDANLVQEMKNALSFWMKRGVDGFRIDAINHMFEDANLPDEPVIPGTGLPSDDYDTLDHLYTKNLNETYLMLKQWRDLCDNVSAGGVKKILLTEAYASIDLVAKYYNYGSNVPFNFMFMGELNNRSKHVDFKRSFDNWFNHLPANQMANWVVGNHDQRRVTERFGTKRADQLSMLAAVLPGVGVIYNGDEIGMEDVWLSYNDTVDPAGCNAGPDRYNFKSRDPERTPFQWDDTTSAGFSTSNKTWLPVHSNYKTLNLAAQKKQAISHYSVFKKLVILKKQPIIVNGATETILVGENVLAVVRRLNSNVVVLLINFSESSVVVDASAWLNVPSSLVTYTASVDSKLPPGQRLKMTSLNLPGAASIIVSDQKTVFDMFHKHRLF; translated from the coding sequence ATGCTCTCAAGGTCGTTCATATTGTGTGGGCTGTTAAGCCTGGGTGCTAGCTGGATAGATGCAGCTCCCAACGCTGCTGGTGATTGGTGGGCAAACACCTTTATCTACCAAATTTATCCGAGAAGTTTCAAGGACAGTAATGGAGATGGAGTGGGCGATTTGAACGGTATAACGAGCAAGTTGGAACATCTAGCTGATTTGGGAGTGAGTGCATTGTGGATTTCACCGATATATCCAAGTCCGATGGTGGACTTTGGTTATGATATCGCTAATTTCACCGACGTCGATCCGATATTCGGGACTCTGAGTGACTTCGATAAGCTTGTAGCGAAAGCAAAGTCCCTAGGACTCAAGGTACTCCTCGATTTCGTTCCAAATCATACTTCTCACGAACATCCATGGTTCAAAAAAAGTGTTCAGCGGATCAAGCCCTATGACAACTATTATACTTGGAGAAACGGTACAGTCATTAACGGCCAGAGGCGTCCACCTAATAACTGGTTGAGCACTTTTGGAGGATCTGCTTGGGAATGGAACGAGTCCAGGGGTCAGTATTATTTGCATCAATTTGCTGCTGGTCAGCCGGATATCAACTACCGCGATGCGAACCTCGTTCAAGAGATGAAAAATGCGTTAAGCTTTTGGATGAAACGAGGTGTTGATGGCTTCCGAATTGACGCGATAAACCACATGTTTGAGGATGCTAATCTCCCGGATGAACCGGTTATTCCTGGAACGGGACTACCCTCGGATGACTATGACACTCTGGACCACTTGTACACGAAAAACCTCAACGAAACTTATCTGATGTTGAAGCAATGGCGGGATCTCTGTGACAACGTGAGTGCTGGaggcgtgaaaaaaattcttttgacCGAGGCATACGCATCTATCGACTTGGTGGCCAAGTACTACAATTATGGTTCCAACGTAcccttcaatttcatgttcATGGGTGAATTGAACAATCGCTCGAAACACGTTGATTTCAAACGTTCCTTCGACAATTGGTTCAACCACTTGCCTGCAAATCAAATGGCTAACTGGGTAGTTGGAAATCATGATCAACGTCGCGTGACCGAAAGATTTGGCACCAAAAGGGCCGATCAGCTCAGCATGCTTGCTGCTGTTCTTCCTGGAGTCGGAGTCATTTACAACGGCGATGAAATTGGCATGGAAGATGTATGGCTTTCGTACAATGACACCGTCGATCCTGCTGGATGCAATGCCGGACCAGATCGGTACAATTTCAAGTCGAGAGACCCTGAGAGAACCCCATTCCAGTGGGACGACACGACCAGCGCTGGATTTTCCACCAGCAATAAAACCTGGCTTCCAGTCCATTCGAACTACAAAACCTTGAACTTGGCCGCCCAGAAGAAGCAAGCTATTTCCCATTATTCGGTTTTCAAGAAACTTgttatattgaagaaacaacCAATCATCGTGAATGGTGCTACGGAAACAATTCTCGTGGGTGAAAATGTCCTGGCCGTCGTTCGAAGATTGAACTCCAACGTCGTTGTCCTTCTTATCAACTTTTCGGAATCGAGCGTCGTCGTTGATGCAAGCGCTTGGCTCAACGTACCTTCCAGTTTAGTCACCTACACCGCAAGCGTCGATTCCAAATTGCCTCCGGGTCAGAGGTTGAAAATGACGTCACTCAACTTACCTGGTGCTGCTTCCATAATAGTTTCTGATCAAAAAACGGTTTTCGATATGTTTCACAAGCATCGTCTCTTCTAA